The following coding sequences lie in one Erwinia amylovora genomic window:
- a CDS encoding PTS mannitol transporter subunit IICBA, which translates to MSSSDIKIKIQSFGRFLSNMVMPNIGAFIAWGIITALFIPTGWLPNATLAKLVAPMITYLLPLLIGYTGGRLVGGDRGGVVGAITTMGVIAGADMPMFLGSMVAGPLGGWAIKTFDRRIDGKIKSGFEMLVNNFSAGIIGMLLAVLAFLAIGPMVQGLSHILAAGVNLMVQNNLLPLTSIFVEPAKILFLNNAINHGIFSPLGIQQASEAGKSIFFLIEANPGPGMGVLMAYIFFGRGNARQSAGGAAIIHFFGGIHEIYFPYVLMNPRLILAVILGGMTGVFTLTLLNGGLVSPASPGSILAILAMTPKGAYFANIAAIAAAFAVSFVVAAILLKTSKAKESDDIEAATRRMQEMKSQSKGPSAAAQADGKGLQGDLSHVRKIIVACDAGMGSSAMGAGVLRKKVSEAGLSNISVTNSAINSLPGDADLVITHRDLTERAMRQAPHAQHISLTNFLDSGLYNELTARLAEAGRTAEHREKVSAVLNDSLEDNQENLFKLSASNVFLGNHASNKEQAIRFAGEQLVKGGYVEAEYVEAMLAREELTPTYLGESIAVPHGTVEAKDRVLKTGVVFCQYPAGVHFGEEPEDIARLVIGIAARNNEHIQVITSLTNALDDEKVIARLASTTDVQEVLDLLSGKTSR; encoded by the coding sequence ATGTCCTCATCAGACATCAAGATCAAAATTCAAAGCTTTGGTCGTTTTCTGAGTAATATGGTCATGCCAAATATTGGCGCGTTTATCGCCTGGGGTATCATTACCGCGCTATTTATCCCAACCGGATGGCTGCCGAACGCCACGCTGGCGAAGCTGGTGGCGCCAATGATCACCTACCTGCTGCCACTGCTGATCGGTTATACCGGTGGCCGTCTGGTCGGCGGCGATCGCGGCGGCGTAGTGGGGGCGATCACGACCATGGGCGTTATCGCTGGTGCTGACATGCCGATGTTCCTCGGGTCGATGGTTGCCGGTCCTCTGGGTGGCTGGGCAATCAAAACCTTCGACCGCCGGATTGATGGTAAAATCAAAAGCGGTTTCGAAATGCTGGTCAACAACTTCTCTGCCGGTATCATCGGCATGCTGTTGGCTGTCCTCGCATTTCTGGCGATTGGTCCAATGGTTCAGGGACTGTCACATATTCTCGCCGCCGGCGTTAATCTGATGGTACAAAATAATCTGCTGCCACTGACCTCCATCTTTGTGGAACCGGCAAAAATTCTGTTCCTGAATAACGCCATCAACCACGGGATCTTCTCGCCGCTGGGTATCCAGCAGGCGAGCGAAGCCGGAAAATCGATTTTCTTCCTGATTGAAGCTAACCCTGGCCCGGGAATGGGCGTGCTAATGGCCTATATATTCTTTGGCCGTGGCAATGCCAGACAGTCGGCCGGTGGGGCTGCCATTATTCACTTCTTCGGCGGTATTCACGAAATCTACTTCCCGTATGTGCTGATGAACCCTCGCCTGATCCTCGCCGTGATCCTCGGTGGTATGACCGGCGTTTTCACCCTGACACTGTTAAACGGCGGCCTGGTTTCTCCGGCTTCACCGGGATCTATCCTTGCCATACTGGCCATGACGCCAAAGGGAGCCTACTTCGCTAACATCGCGGCGATTGCGGCAGCCTTTGCCGTTTCCTTCGTGGTTGCGGCTATTCTGCTGAAAACCAGCAAGGCGAAAGAGTCTGATGATATTGAAGCAGCAACACGCCGCATGCAGGAAATGAAATCCCAGTCCAAAGGGCCGTCGGCTGCTGCGCAAGCGGATGGCAAGGGCCTGCAAGGTGACCTGAGCCACGTACGCAAAATCATCGTAGCCTGTGATGCCGGCATGGGTTCCAGCGCAATGGGAGCTGGCGTACTGCGTAAGAAAGTGAGTGAAGCGGGACTGAGCAATATCTCGGTCACTAACAGCGCGATCAACAGCCTGCCGGGCGATGCAGACCTGGTGATTACCCACCGCGATCTGACTGAACGAGCGATGCGTCAGGCCCCTCATGCGCAGCATATTTCGCTGACTAACTTCCTTGATAGCGGGCTGTATAATGAATTGACGGCGCGTTTGGCGGAAGCAGGCCGCACTGCCGAACATCGTGAGAAAGTCAGCGCGGTACTCAATGACAGCCTTGAAGATAACCAGGAAAATCTGTTCAAACTGAGCGCCAGCAACGTATTTCTTGGCAATCACGCCAGCAACAAAGAGCAGGCTATTCGCTTCGCCGGTGAGCAGTTGGTCAAGGGCGGCTACGTGGAGGCGGAGTACGTGGAGGCAATGCTGGCACGCGAGGAACTGACGCCAACCTACCTCGGTGAATCTATCGCCGTGCCGCACGGAACAGTAGAAGCTAAAGACCGCGTGCTAAAAACCGGTGTGGTATTCTGCCAGTACCCTGCCGGCGTTCACTTCGGTGAAGAACCTGAAGACATCGCTCGCCTGGTGATTGGTATCGCTGCGCGTAATAACGAACATATCCAGGTCATTACCAGCCTGACTAACGCGCTGGATGACGAAAAGGTGATTGCACGCCTGGCCTCCACGACAGATGTACAGGAAGTTCTGGACCTCCTGTCAGGTAAAACCAGTCGATAA